The following coding sequences lie in one Alloacidobacterium dinghuense genomic window:
- a CDS encoding RNA polymerase sigma factor, translating into MNSPERCSAISSNMGYEAMSRDEELILAARRGSHAAFAELQRTHSHRVYQRILSITRNREDAEDALQDTFLKAYLALPSFEGRSKLSSWLTRIGINTALMILRRRHCRPEMSFEQQQDFEGACAHLEIPDGAPNPEQLYDQQQRCHAIRRALQRLDPKSRAVMDIRLSEEHSTKEIAQDLGVSVASVKSRLHRARKRLLQSPALGTGGPVNSTRKTEQ; encoded by the coding sequence ATGAATTCTCCGGAGCGGTGTTCGGCGATTTCGTCAAACATGGGATATGAGGCCATGTCACGTGATGAGGAGCTCATACTTGCAGCTAGGCGTGGTTCCCATGCAGCCTTTGCCGAACTGCAGAGAACTCATTCTCATCGCGTTTATCAGCGGATTCTGTCCATAACGCGGAATCGGGAGGATGCTGAGGACGCCTTGCAGGATACCTTTCTGAAAGCTTATCTAGCGCTCCCCTCATTTGAAGGTAGATCCAAGTTGTCCAGCTGGTTAACGCGAATTGGCATCAACACGGCACTGATGATCCTTCGCAGACGTCACTGCCGCCCAGAGATGTCATTCGAACAGCAGCAAGACTTTGAAGGTGCTTGCGCACACCTCGAGATTCCTGACGGCGCTCCCAACCCGGAACAACTCTACGATCAGCAACAGCGATGCCACGCAATCCGCCGCGCACTCCAACGGCTTGATCCCAAGTCTCGAGCAGTAATGGACATTCGGTTGTCGGAAGAGCATTCCACTAAGGAAATAGCACAGGATCTCGGAGTATCAGTGGCATCTGTGAAAAGCAGGCTTCACCGAGCACGAAAACGACTACTCCAATCTCCGGCCCTCGGAACCGGAGGGCCGGTCAATTCCACCAGGAAAACAGAGCAATGA
- a CDS encoding tyrosine-type recombinase/integrase → MQRCSLIKKNRKRGSDVWLLRWSDKSISGKRIYRKRVIGTVDEYSDAQSARQAVSSLIERINADNPRIGLRSITLSTLCNHFERCELAQSNTWRSYSTKKCYAGYLKRWVVPQWGKYELREIKTIEVESWLRRLPLAKSSCAKIRGVMSVLFNHACRYELFDHNPIHLVRQGAKRKGTPCVLAPSEIKLLADSLADRERTLVLLAASTGLRQSELFGLKWGDINFTEGTMNVTRSIVCGIVGPCKTESSQKPVPIHPLIIEALVKWKEHQHYRKPDDWIFASGRRSGRKPYWGQAILRKYILPKAQALGIEKRFGWHTFRHTYSTLLRSVGTEFKVMQELLRHSSLRSTLDVYTQAITPAKHAAQAAVMALVFSPQPESETRAF, encoded by the coding sequence ATGCAGCGCTGCAGCTTGATTAAGAAGAACCGGAAGCGGGGTTCCGATGTATGGCTTCTCCGTTGGTCCGACAAGTCCATTTCGGGAAAGCGCATCTATCGCAAGAGAGTCATAGGGACAGTGGATGAATATTCCGACGCTCAATCAGCGCGTCAAGCAGTCTCATCACTGATCGAGCGGATCAACGCCGACAATCCTCGAATAGGCCTTCGGTCGATTACACTTTCTACGCTGTGCAATCACTTCGAACGATGCGAATTGGCGCAGAGCAACACTTGGCGCAGCTATTCCACGAAGAAGTGCTACGCAGGATACCTGAAACGGTGGGTCGTCCCCCAATGGGGAAAGTATGAACTGCGAGAAATCAAAACAATAGAAGTTGAGTCCTGGCTTCGCCGCTTACCGCTTGCAAAGAGCAGTTGCGCGAAGATCCGAGGCGTCATGTCGGTTTTGTTCAACCATGCCTGCCGATATGAGCTCTTCGATCACAATCCGATTCATCTGGTCCGTCAGGGCGCAAAACGCAAAGGAACGCCCTGCGTTTTAGCCCCGTCCGAAATAAAGCTATTGGCAGATAGTCTCGCCGATCGAGAACGAACATTGGTGTTGCTCGCCGCATCCACTGGCTTACGTCAGAGCGAGTTATTCGGTCTGAAATGGGGCGACATCAATTTCACGGAGGGAACGATGAACGTGACACGCTCGATCGTTTGCGGCATTGTCGGGCCGTGCAAGACCGAATCATCGCAGAAGCCGGTCCCGATTCATCCGCTGATTATCGAGGCGCTCGTCAAATGGAAGGAGCATCAGCACTACCGCAAGCCCGACGACTGGATTTTCGCTAGTGGCCGTCGCAGCGGCCGCAAGCCGTACTGGGGTCAGGCGATCCTGCGGAAGTACATCCTGCCAAAGGCGCAAGCACTCGGAATCGAAAAGAGGTTTGGCTGGCACACCTTCCGACACACTTACTCGACGCTGTTGAGGAGCGTGGGCACTGAGTTCAAGGTTATGCAGGAATTGCTTCGACACTCTTCACTACGATCCACTCTTGATGTCTATACCCAGGCGATCACGCCGGCAAAGCACGCTGCCCAGGCAGCAGTTATGGCGCTTGTCTTTTCTCCGCAACCCGAGTCTGAAACGCGTGCGTTCTGA
- a CDS encoding MFS transporter, translating into MSKSSAVAGSTGPSFARRRRWIPISLLSLAALINYLDRGSLSVALPFVARDMQLDPLQQGWALAAFSITYTLFQLPAGWMADRWRLKWLYAGAFALWCLASAATGLAGDLAMLIFFRLLLGIGESINLPGGLRFISEQFDSHERAVPSAIFDVGCKAGLAIGLVVEAWILRNFGWSWMFLSTGLIGLLWLLPWLLLYPAPSIAAASRRAAPPLSALIGIVRSRNTWGMAAGFFCWNYFWYLLISWGPSYLYTVRRISLSHLGWVAGGIYLVIACSEITGGWLTGVLMRRGWSVTRSIKTIIVVGFSLGLFVMPACLATGRNLALLFLYISALSGVLISAILVVPQQCAPPNEVGSYVSFQNFIGNLPGIIGPVITGWIVRRSGSFVPAFSIGAVACVGGIACYVWWMKTFKSENTSRNVNAADQAIFE; encoded by the coding sequence GTGAGCAAATCAAGCGCGGTCGCAGGTTCAACAGGCCCATCGTTTGCGCGTCGACGTCGCTGGATTCCAATTAGTTTGCTGTCACTGGCGGCGCTCATCAACTATCTCGATCGTGGTAGCCTCAGCGTCGCGCTTCCGTTCGTTGCTCGCGATATGCAGCTTGATCCGTTGCAGCAGGGATGGGCTCTTGCTGCATTTTCGATCACATATACGCTTTTCCAACTTCCAGCGGGATGGATGGCTGATCGTTGGCGGCTGAAGTGGCTTTATGCAGGGGCGTTTGCTCTGTGGTGCCTGGCGTCGGCAGCCACAGGATTAGCCGGCGATCTGGCAATGTTGATTTTCTTTCGATTGCTGCTGGGCATTGGAGAGTCCATTAATCTCCCCGGCGGCCTCAGGTTCATCAGCGAACAGTTTGATTCGCATGAGCGCGCCGTTCCTTCGGCGATTTTCGATGTTGGTTGCAAGGCCGGACTGGCGATCGGCCTTGTAGTAGAAGCCTGGATCCTTCGCAATTTTGGTTGGAGCTGGATGTTTCTCTCTACGGGTCTGATCGGCTTGCTCTGGTTATTGCCGTGGCTTCTGCTCTATCCTGCTCCTTCGATTGCTGCAGCCTCACGACGTGCTGCTCCACCGTTGAGTGCGTTGATTGGAATCGTTCGCAGTCGCAACACGTGGGGAATGGCCGCAGGATTCTTCTGCTGGAATTACTTCTGGTATTTGCTCATAAGCTGGGGACCTTCATATCTCTATACCGTGCGACGTATTTCGCTGAGCCATCTTGGGTGGGTTGCCGGGGGGATCTACCTCGTCATCGCGTGCAGTGAGATCACGGGTGGTTGGCTTACTGGGGTCCTTATGAGACGCGGGTGGTCTGTCACCCGTTCAATCAAGACAATCATCGTCGTTGGCTTTTCACTTGGGCTATTCGTAATGCCGGCCTGTCTGGCAACAGGCCGAAATCTGGCGCTGCTGTTCCTTTATATCTCTGCACTTTCTGGAGTTTTGATCTCCGCAATACTGGTCGTTCCGCAGCAGTGTGCCCCGCCAAATGAGGTGGGATCTTACGTGAGTTTTCAGAACTTTATCGGGAATCTACCTGGAATCATTGGTCCGGTAATTACGGGCTGGATCGTGAGGCGCTCTGGTTCTTTTGTCCCCGCGTTCTCAATCGGCGCGGTAGCGTGCGTTGGGGGGATTGCATGTTACGTCTGGTGGATGAAGACATTCAAGAGTGAGAATACATCGCGCAATGTGAACGCGGCGGATCAAGCTATCTTCGAGTGA
- a CDS encoding SMP-30/gluconolactonase/LRE family protein, translating into MGSAEMSQTITPTIERFDPALDRIIPAKPTLEKVATGFTWTEGPVWIAAGYLLFADIPSNSIRKWAPGAGASIFLQPSGYKGTAPYGGPESGSNGMTLDGHGRLTVAGHAQRNVWRLEKVDPKAQVTVLVDSYEGKSLNSPNDLVYKSDGSLYFTDPPYGLRTQKDNDPDKQLPFNGVYRLPGATAQKPGAPPANGQLQLLIKDLPRPNGIAFSPDEKYLYVNNSEPKKIWMRYTVKPDGTLADAKLFFDASSDTRPGSPDGMKVDQQGNLYSAGPGGVWIFSPDGKHLGTIDIPEKVGNLAWGDAEHKTLYITASSSVYRSSLQVPGIYPSIH; encoded by the coding sequence ATGGGTTCTGCTGAAATGTCGCAAACGATAACGCCGACCATTGAGCGCTTTGATCCAGCTTTGGACCGAATCATTCCGGCTAAACCCACCTTGGAAAAGGTAGCCACAGGTTTTACCTGGACTGAAGGGCCGGTGTGGATTGCGGCAGGGTATCTTCTCTTTGCAGATATTCCCAGCAACAGTATTCGCAAATGGGCCCCTGGGGCCGGGGCGAGTATCTTTTTGCAGCCGAGTGGATATAAAGGAACGGCTCCCTATGGTGGTCCAGAGTCTGGCTCGAATGGCATGACCCTTGATGGCCACGGCCGACTTACTGTTGCCGGCCATGCGCAGCGGAATGTTTGGAGATTGGAGAAAGTTGACCCCAAGGCGCAGGTTACCGTGCTTGTCGATAGTTATGAAGGCAAGTCCCTCAACAGCCCGAATGACCTTGTGTATAAGTCCGACGGATCGCTTTACTTTACCGATCCACCGTACGGACTACGCACGCAGAAGGACAATGATCCAGACAAGCAGTTGCCCTTCAATGGCGTTTATCGCCTTCCCGGCGCGACCGCTCAGAAACCAGGTGCTCCTCCAGCCAACGGGCAGTTGCAGCTTCTTATCAAAGATTTGCCTCGACCAAATGGGATTGCTTTTTCTCCAGATGAGAAGTATCTCTACGTGAACAATTCGGAACCAAAGAAGATCTGGATGCGCTATACGGTCAAGCCTGACGGAACGCTCGCGGATGCGAAGCTGTTCTTCGATGCGAGTTCGGATACTCGTCCGGGGTCCCCTGATGGTATGAAGGTCGATCAGCAAGGAAATCTGTATAGCGCAGGGCCGGGCGGCGTCTGGATCTTTTCTCCTGATGGAAAACATCTGGGCACGATTGATATTCCCGAGAAGGTTGGAAATCTGGCGTGGGGAGACGCTGAACACAAGACGCTGTATATCACGGCGAGTTCGAGCGTCTACCGCAGTTCCTTACAAGTTCCCGGAATCTATCCGTCGATCCACTGA
- a CDS encoding nucleoside permease: MLLKARLASMMFLEYFVWGAWYVTLGTWLGESLRFSGAQIGLVAGTTAVGAIVSPFLVGIIADRLFATEKVLAAVHFLGGILLVVASFRSSFGPLYILVLLYALCYMPTLALTNSLAFRQMTDPKTEFGPIRVLGTGGWIVAGLLIGTLRLEATSVPLRVAAGASFFLALYSLSLPHTPPLMQSVKFRVSDLFPVEVRRLFREPSFAIFALASFLICIPLQFYYAFTNLYLNEAGVKNAAGKMTGGQMSELFCMLLIPWFFRRLGVKYMLIAGMSAWALRYVLFAYGNSGSAMWMLWLGILLHGICYDFFFVTGQIYVDRKAPIALRAAAQGMITLITYGAGMLVGSWLSGYVVDQYTITGANGSISHAWRSIWIVSATCSAVVLVLFFFTFKDSDRMSTTTRQPESEPVGTV; this comes from the coding sequence ATGCTGCTGAAGGCTCGTCTCGCCTCGATGATGTTCCTGGAGTACTTCGTCTGGGGCGCGTGGTATGTAACGCTGGGGACATGGTTAGGCGAGTCCCTGCGATTTTCCGGTGCTCAGATTGGACTGGTAGCTGGAACGACCGCCGTAGGCGCCATCGTATCTCCTTTTCTCGTCGGCATTATTGCCGATCGACTCTTCGCGACAGAAAAGGTGCTCGCAGCAGTCCATTTCCTTGGCGGCATACTTCTAGTAGTTGCCTCTTTCAGATCCTCATTCGGACCTCTCTATATCCTCGTTCTCCTATACGCGCTTTGCTACATGCCAACATTGGCTCTCACCAACTCCCTTGCCTTTCGCCAGATGACCGACCCGAAGACCGAGTTTGGCCCGATTCGAGTTCTGGGCACCGGAGGCTGGATCGTTGCCGGCTTGCTGATCGGCACGTTGCGACTGGAGGCTACATCGGTACCCTTGCGCGTCGCGGCAGGCGCGTCGTTTTTCCTGGCTCTCTATTCCCTCTCACTCCCGCACACGCCGCCACTGATGCAGTCCGTCAAGTTTCGTGTCAGCGATCTTTTCCCCGTTGAAGTGCGGCGCCTGTTCCGCGAGCCCAGCTTCGCAATCTTCGCATTGGCATCTTTTCTTATCTGCATTCCTTTGCAGTTTTACTACGCGTTCACCAATCTTTATCTGAACGAGGCAGGCGTAAAAAATGCAGCCGGAAAGATGACCGGCGGGCAGATGTCAGAGTTGTTCTGCATGCTGCTGATCCCCTGGTTTTTTCGGCGACTGGGCGTGAAATACATGCTCATCGCAGGCATGTCAGCCTGGGCGCTGCGATATGTTCTCTTCGCCTACGGCAATAGTGGAAGCGCAATGTGGATGCTGTGGCTCGGCATTCTCCTGCATGGCATCTGCTACGATTTCTTCTTTGTGACTGGGCAAATTTACGTCGACAGAAAGGCACCCATCGCCCTGCGCGCCGCCGCCCAGGGAATGATCACGCTCATTACCTATGGCGCTGGAATGCTCGTCGGATCATGGCTTTCCGGATACGTGGTCGACCAATATACGATTACAGGGGCGAACGGTTCAATTTCGCATGCATGGCGATCGATCTGGATTGTTTCTGCCACCTGTTCCGCAGTCGTTCTGGTGCTATTCTTCTTCACCTTCAAGGACTCAGACCGAATGTCGACCACTACAAGGCAACCAGAATCCGAACCCGTAGGTACGGTCTAG
- a CDS encoding MATE family efflux transporter, translating into MQVQSTQIDVKRELRSLLALAIPVILSELGWMSMSIVDTIMVGRLSAEAIGAVGMGNAIYYAPALFGIGILLGLDTLVSQAYGRGDFDECHRWLSQGVYIAVAFTPLLMIVLWAAPLSFPYLGVNAAVSQQTSDYLRMLNWGTLPLLLYASFRRYLQGVKRVGPVTFALISANLINWAGNWALIYGHLGFPAMGVRGSALSTCLARVYMAAVLIFAAWRNEAGRGHPLFADWPGVVFARILSLLKLGVPAAGQIVMEVGAFGAATVMAGRLTPVALAAHQIALNCAAFSYMVPLGTSAAAAVAVGHAIGAGDGPRARRAGWLAMMVGVSFMALAAVVFLLVPHAVLVIYTNQEAVVSMGVPLLALAAAFQIFDGIQTISTGALRGLGETRVPMLANFAGYWIFGLPLGYVLCFWRGKGIIGLWTGLTLALILIALVLLLQWWRDSSRHTLKAC; encoded by the coding sequence ATGCAGGTGCAATCGACGCAGATTGATGTGAAAAGGGAATTGCGCTCCCTGTTGGCGCTCGCCATTCCTGTCATTCTGTCGGAACTTGGATGGATGTCCATGTCGATTGTGGACACGATCATGGTGGGCAGACTGAGCGCTGAGGCGATTGGCGCCGTCGGCATGGGAAATGCCATCTATTATGCGCCTGCATTGTTTGGAATCGGGATACTTCTCGGGCTCGATACGCTAGTGTCGCAGGCATATGGACGCGGCGATTTCGACGAGTGTCACCGCTGGCTCTCTCAAGGTGTGTACATCGCAGTTGCCTTCACACCCTTGCTGATGATCGTTCTCTGGGCTGCACCTTTGTCATTTCCGTATCTGGGAGTCAATGCTGCAGTAAGCCAGCAGACTTCAGATTATTTGCGGATGCTCAACTGGGGCACACTACCACTTCTGCTCTATGCATCGTTTCGCCGTTATCTGCAGGGAGTAAAGCGCGTTGGTCCAGTCACGTTCGCACTGATCTCTGCGAACCTTATCAATTGGGCAGGGAACTGGGCACTGATTTACGGTCACCTCGGATTTCCGGCGATGGGTGTGCGCGGATCGGCACTGTCTACTTGCCTGGCCAGAGTCTACATGGCCGCAGTTCTGATATTTGCTGCGTGGAGAAATGAAGCAGGCAGGGGTCATCCGCTGTTTGCAGATTGGCCGGGAGTTGTCTTTGCCCGCATTTTGAGCCTGTTGAAGCTTGGAGTTCCAGCGGCTGGACAGATCGTGATGGAGGTTGGAGCCTTCGGCGCTGCAACAGTGATGGCGGGTCGACTAACGCCAGTCGCTCTGGCTGCACATCAGATTGCGCTTAACTGCGCAGCATTTTCTTATATGGTTCCATTGGGAACCTCGGCTGCCGCGGCAGTTGCGGTGGGGCATGCCATAGGCGCCGGAGACGGCCCACGCGCACGCCGTGCAGGCTGGCTGGCGATGATGGTCGGTGTCAGCTTTATGGCATTGGCCGCTGTGGTTTTCCTCCTCGTGCCGCATGCAGTTCTCGTCATCTACACAAATCAGGAGGCGGTGGTAAGTATGGGCGTGCCACTGCTCGCGCTGGCAGCGGCATTTCAGATCTTCGATGGGATTCAAACAATATCGACTGGTGCACTGCGAGGGCTGGGTGAAACACGTGTGCCAATGCTAGCCAACTTTGCGGGTTACTGGATCTTCGGGCTGCCCCTTGGTTATGTACTCTGCTTCTGGCGCGGAAAGGGAATTATCGGTTTGTGGACTGGCCTCACTCTGGCCCTAATTTTGATCGCGTTAGTGCTGCTGCTTCAGTGGTGGCGTGATTCGTCCCGGCATACCCTTAAAGCCTGCTAG
- a CDS encoding ATP-dependent DNA ligase: protein MNLPVNPPILPMLAKRVTGLPEGDGWIYEPKWDGFRAIVFQDAADLLIQSRDQKSLNRYFPELIETLQKQLPSRCVLDGEIVIAQNGALDFEALQLRIHPAASRVKSLSEQIPASMVFFDLLSEGDEDLQSQPFETRRNKLEALLSSAVPPLHITPATRETSVASDWFRRFEGAGLDGVVAKPIDGIYEPDKRVMFKVKHERDCDCVVAGFRWYKESEGVAIGSLLLGLFDDSGALQHVGVCASFAKEKRRELLDFLTPYRANALDNHPWRAWAEYEPDQRMPGGQSRWSQGKDLSWQPLRPELVVEVSYEHMQGRRFRHMSHFKRWRTDKRPEDCTYAQLEVVPAQELTEIFSLGR, encoded by the coding sequence ATGAATCTGCCGGTCAACCCACCGATCCTGCCGATGCTCGCCAAACGAGTCACTGGCCTGCCGGAAGGTGATGGATGGATCTACGAACCAAAGTGGGATGGCTTCCGCGCAATTGTCTTTCAAGATGCAGCTGATCTCCTCATTCAAAGTCGCGACCAGAAATCTCTGAACCGCTATTTCCCCGAATTGATCGAGACCTTGCAAAAGCAACTGCCTAGTCGTTGCGTACTCGACGGGGAAATCGTCATCGCTCAAAACGGCGCGCTCGATTTCGAGGCTCTTCAACTCCGCATTCATCCCGCGGCATCGCGGGTCAAGAGCCTCTCCGAACAGATTCCGGCTTCAATGGTTTTCTTCGATCTTCTATCCGAAGGAGACGAAGATCTGCAAAGCCAGCCGTTCGAGACACGTCGCAACAAATTGGAAGCCCTGCTTTCTTCAGCCGTACCCCCGCTGCATATCACGCCTGCAACGCGCGAAACCAGCGTGGCTTCAGACTGGTTTCGTCGCTTCGAAGGAGCCGGCCTGGATGGTGTAGTTGCAAAACCAATAGACGGTATCTACGAACCCGACAAGCGAGTCATGTTCAAAGTGAAGCACGAACGCGATTGCGATTGCGTCGTCGCTGGCTTTCGCTGGTACAAGGAAAGCGAGGGCGTGGCCATAGGCTCATTGTTGCTTGGACTCTTTGATGATTCCGGGGCTCTGCAGCATGTCGGCGTCTGCGCCAGCTTCGCAAAAGAGAAACGCCGCGAACTCCTGGACTTCCTCACACCCTATCGCGCGAATGCGCTCGACAATCATCCATGGCGGGCTTGGGCTGAATATGAACCCGACCAACGGATGCCGGGCGGTCAAAGCCGTTGGAGTCAGGGTAAGGATCTGTCCTGGCAACCGCTACGTCCCGAATTAGTTGTCGAAGTTTCTTACGAGCACATGCAGGGCAGGCGATTCCGCCACATGTCGCATTTCAAGAGATGGCGGACGGACAAGAGACCCGAAGACTGCACGTACGCGCAACTGGAAGTCGTCCCCGCCCAGGAACTCACCGAGATCTTTTCCCTCGGCCGCTGA
- a CDS encoding DNA polymerase domain-containing protein, translating to MSKDEAVEILSIEGREVRVTHPDKLYFSKQVRLTKLDIVQYYLAVAAGALAGIRDRPVVLKRFVTGAESEAFYQKRAPSDRPSWLRTATLSFPSGRTAEEIVVDDAAGLAWIVNLGCIELHPHPVRSSDLDHPDELRIDLDPGPGVGWTDVRRVAMTVKSVLEEMDLHGWPKTSGSRGMHINVRIEPRWTFTEVRRAALALSREVERRAPDLASSKWWKEERHGVFLDYNQNAKDRTTASAYSVRPLPDARVSAPLSWNELPDCDPQEFTVLTMPKRFAEIGDPFAEMEAARGSLEGLLQLAAKDEASGLGDAPWPPHFRKMEGEAKRVAPSRAKAESSGVSARKSSSRTSRAKAPLLTIANSQSEEAAMAGLERWKEKHKEAAALLAVDDVLIDRMRGRYSLWTRIRINLRHVPEEMRPAQETPDPDDDPTREWRRRRLT from the coding sequence ATGAGTAAAGACGAAGCCGTCGAAATACTCTCGATTGAAGGCAGGGAAGTTCGGGTTACGCATCCGGATAAGCTCTATTTTTCAAAGCAGGTCAGACTTACGAAGCTGGACATCGTGCAGTACTACCTTGCGGTGGCTGCGGGTGCGCTTGCCGGGATTCGCGATCGGCCGGTGGTTCTTAAACGGTTTGTGACTGGCGCCGAGAGCGAGGCTTTTTATCAGAAGCGGGCGCCGAGCGATCGCCCCTCCTGGCTGAGGACGGCGACTCTTTCCTTTCCCTCGGGCCGGACTGCTGAAGAGATTGTGGTGGACGATGCGGCAGGGTTGGCATGGATCGTGAACTTGGGTTGCATTGAGCTTCATCCTCACCCTGTCCGCTCCAGTGATCTGGATCATCCCGATGAGTTGCGGATTGATCTGGATCCGGGGCCGGGAGTGGGTTGGACGGATGTGCGCCGCGTAGCCATGACGGTGAAGAGCGTTCTTGAGGAAATGGATCTGCATGGCTGGCCTAAGACGAGCGGTTCGCGCGGCATGCATATTAATGTCCGGATCGAACCTCGCTGGACATTTACTGAAGTTCGGCGCGCGGCGTTGGCATTGTCGCGTGAGGTGGAGCGTCGTGCGCCGGATCTGGCGAGTTCGAAATGGTGGAAGGAAGAGCGGCATGGAGTCTTTCTTGACTACAACCAGAACGCAAAGGACAGAACGACAGCTTCTGCTTATTCGGTGCGGCCTTTGCCGGACGCTCGCGTTTCTGCGCCGCTGAGCTGGAATGAGCTTCCTGATTGCGACCCTCAAGAGTTTACTGTCTTGACGATGCCGAAGCGCTTCGCCGAGATTGGCGATCCTTTCGCAGAGATGGAGGCTGCGAGAGGATCGCTGGAAGGTTTGCTGCAGCTTGCAGCGAAAGATGAGGCGTCGGGCCTGGGGGATGCGCCTTGGCCGCCGCATTTTCGCAAGATGGAGGGCGAAGCGAAGCGCGTTGCTCCTTCGCGGGCGAAGGCTGAGTCGAGCGGTGTGAGTGCCAGGAAGTCTTCATCACGAACGTCGCGGGCGAAGGCGCCTCTTCTCACCATTGCAAATTCGCAGAGCGAAGAAGCTGCCATGGCGGGTCTGGAGCGATGGAAGGAAAAACATAAAGAGGCAGCAGCTTTATTAGCTGTTGACGATGTTCTTATTGATCGGATGCGGGGCCGGTATTCTCTTTGGACACGAATCCGAATCAACCTGCGGCATGTTCCGGAGGAAATGCGACCTGCTCAAGAGACTCCTGATCCGGACGACGATCCGACCCGCGAATGGCGAAGGCGAAGATTAACTTAG